The Pseudomonas fluorescens genome segment AATCATCGATCGACAGCGATACCCCGAGGGCGCGGATCTGCCGCAACAGCACCAGCGTATTGGCGATGTTGCCCATCAGGGCGTTCTCGGTCACTTCCAGCTCGAGCCGTTCGGGGGCGACCCCGGCGCTGCGCAAGGCCCGTTCGATTTCGTTGGCCAGTTCTTCCCGGGCCAGGTTCAGCGGTGAGCAGTTCCAGGCGATTTTCAGTTCGTCGCAGCCATGGCGCGACAGTTCGCCAAGGTCTTCACAGGCCTTGCGCAGCACCCAGTTGTCCAGCTCGGCGATCAGGCCATTGTTTTCCGCAATGGCGATAAAACGGTCCGGAGTCAGCAGGCCGTGCACCGGGTGTTGCCAGCGAATCAGCGCTTCGAGCTTGGTGACCTTGCCGGTCTTCAATTCGAAGATCGGTTGGTAATACAGAATCAGCCCGTTTTCTTCGCGCAGGGCATGGCGCAATTCTTCTTCCAGTTGCAGTTCCTGGCTGGCGCGGTTTTTCAGGTTGCAGTCGAAGAAGTGCACGCCGTTGCGCCCGGCCCCCTTGGATTGGTACAGCGCCAGGTCCGCGTGCTTGAGCAGTTCCTCGCAAGTGGTGCCGTCCTCGGGAAACAGGCTGATGCCGATGCTGGTGGTCATCACCATGCGTCGTCCGGCCAGTTCGATCGGCTCTTTCATCTTGAGCATGATGCGCTGGGCCAGGTTGCGAGCCTCCTCGCGGTCCCGCAGGCCGATGAGGATGCAGAACTCATCGCCGCCGAAACGCGCGACCACGTCTTCGTGGCCGCGCACCGAGCCCTTGATGTGCTGGGCGATGACTTTGAGCAACTGGTCGCCGGCGTCATGACCGAGGCTATCATTGATGCGCTTGAAATGGTCGATGTCGAGAAACATCACCGCGAGCATGCCGCCCTCGGTGGATTTCTGGCTGAGTTTTTCGGCAAAGATCTGGTTGAAACCGCGACGGTTGATCAGGTTGGTCAGGGCATCGTAATTGGCCGCCTGCTGCAGCGACACGCGCGCCTGATCGAGCTGGCTGAGCAGCATGTTGACCCGGCGCAGGTCATCCTCCTTGTTCTGCAGTTTCTTGTCGGCCAGGGCGGCGCTGATGGCGCTGCCGAGGATCAGCAGGGTGATGAAGGCAACGGTGAGCCCCAGTTGCAGATGGTTGGTCTCGGCCTTGAGGGTAGGGATGTGTCCCTCCGGCAACATCAGGTTCAGCGCTGCCATGGCCGTGAAATGCATGCTGATGATGCCGGCGCCGAGAATCAGGGCGGCCACGTACTTGAGCATCTGGATGTGCAGACCGCTGCCTTCGCGCAAATACCCGGCCACCCACAGCGCGGCGAAACTGGCCGCGATGGCGATCACGATCGACAGGATGAACAGGATGGGATCGTAGTAGGCGCTGGCCGCCGACTGCATGGCGGCCATGCCGACGTAATGCATGCCGGCGATGCCCAGGCCGATGACAATGGCGGTCTTGAGGTATTGCAGCAGGCTGGGCTGTGGCTCGCTCAGGGTGTGCATTGCCAGCCAGGACGCCAGCAAGGCGATCAGCAGGGAGAACAGGGTGATGGCGAGGTCGTACTGGATGTCGATCGGAGTCTGGAACGCCAGCATGCTGATGAAATGCATGGCCCAGATGCCGCCGGCCAGGCAGGTGGCGCCGATCCAGCGCCAGAGCCTGCGCGATCCGAGGTCTTCGGCGTGGCCGACGCGTTCCGCCATGTCGAGGGTGGCAAAACTCGCGGCGCACGCCACCAGATAGGCGATCAGCACCAGCAATGGATTGTGTGTGCAATTGAGAATGATCTGCCCGCTGTGCGGCAGCTCGGCAACAAACTGCAAACCAAGCCACTCCATAGCATGCCCCGTCTCTGAGTGCTTCCTTACTGCGTCATGAACGCAGGCGAATGAATGCAGTATAGAGGCCGATTTCGGGGCGCAAGCCGTAGTGGCATATTGGTTCTAATGATTTTGGCATGAGCGCCATAGCGATTGGCGCTAAGGCTCAGGCGACCTCGTTCCAGTGCGGTTGCAACGGCGGCAGGCCGAAGCGGGCACGGGCCTTGTCGCAATCGGTGTTCTGCTCGCCGTTTTCCCACGACGCCTCGAACTCGCGGCAGGGGCTTGAGCGCTTGTCGTAGATCGTGCAACTCACCGCCTTTCCGACTTCGCCCTCCAGCGCGGTGCAGCGCGGCGCCTTGCGGTCGGTACCGATCATGGCGACCCGGCTGGGTGTGATCTGGGTGACCAGCTCATCGGGCACGGTCCCGCCGGAGGATGCGCATTCACCCCAGAAAAATGACACACGAAAATGGGAACAGCAGGCACCGCAATTCAGACACGGACTGACATCGGACATGGGAGGGGCATCAAAGGGATTGATCGGCAGGATCCGGACGGATCCGGCGGCCATTCTAGGCTTTGCCACGGCGTTGGGAAGGGGGGCGCGAAAGTATTTTTTCATTGCCGGATTTTTCCGCAAAACCCCCGGTTTTCGGGGGATTCGAGCCTTTTCAAGGGCTTACGTTTCGTTACAGTGCCATGGCTCCCTATCAGGCTGGCGAATGATCACAGACAGCCCCGACGAGCGTGACTAGATTGCAGGTTCCGGGCTCGAATGCGTCGGCAGTGAAGCCCCATAACAATAAAAGAGACGGACCCATGCAGAACTCGACCCAAGCGGCGAATGCCTGGCGCATTCTGTTCCTGTTGTTCCTCGCCAACCTGTTCAACTTCTTCGATCGCACCATCCCCGCGATCATCATCGAGCCGATCCGCATGGAATGGCACCTCAGCGACTTTCAGCTGGGGATCGTCGGCACCGCATTCACCATCGTTTATGCCATTGCCGGTCTGCCCTTGGGGCGCATGGCCGACACTGGCTCGCGCAGCAAATTGATGGGCTGGGGGTTGGCCACCTGGAGCGCGCTGACGGCGGTCAACGGCCTGGTGGGCAGCTTCTGGAGTTTTCTGCTGGTGCGCATGGGCATCGGCATCGGCGAGGCCAGTTACGCACCGGCGGCCAACTCGCTGATCGGTGACCTGTTCCCGGCCCACCGTCGGGCGCGGGCCATGGGCATCTTCATGCTGGGCCTGCCGTTGGGGCTGCTGTTGGCGTTTTTCACCATCGGCGCGATGGTCAAGGCCTTCGACAGCTGGCGCGCGCCGTTCTTCATTGCCGCGGTGCCGGGGCTGCTGCTGGCGGTGTTCATGTTTTTTATCAAGGAACCCAAGCGCGGCGCGGCAGAAACCGTGCAGGTGTCGCAAGAGAAGGTCGACAAGCCGATTCGCCGGGTGCTGGCGGTGCCGACGTTTCTGTGGCTGGTGATGGCCGGGTTGTGCTTCAACTTTGCGACGTATGCCTGCAACTCGTTTCTGGTGCCGATGCTGCAGCGCTATTTCCTGATGCCGTTGCAGGAGGCGGCGGTGGCCACCGGGCTGATCGTCGGTGTGACCGGTCTGATCGGCCTGACCCTCGGCGGCTGGATCGCCGACAAGATCCACCAGCGCGTGGCCAGCGGCCGGTTGCTGTTTGCAGCGTTCAGCCTGATTGTCTCCACCGTGTGCACGGCCTGGGCGCTGCATGCGGGACGGATCGAGATCGGTGTGTTTGTCGCGCTGTTCAGTGTCGGCTGGCTGTTTGCCTACAACTTCTACACCTGTGTCTACACGGCGATTCAGGACGTGGTCGAACCACGACTGCGGGCCACGGCGATGGCGCTGTTCTTTGCCGGGTTGTATTTGCTGGGCGGAGGTTTGGGGCCAGTGGTGGTGGGCGGTTTGTCGGATCACTTTGCCAAGTCGGCCATGATTTCGGCGGGGGCCGAACAGATGACCGAGGCATTCAAGGCTGTCGGCCTGCATGATGCGATGTACCTGATCCCGGTGGCGCTGTTCTTTACGATGGTGTTTCTGTTTCTGGCGTCGCGGTGTTTTGTGCGGGATGCGAAGCGGATGAAGGACGGGATGGTGGCGGTGGTTGAGCCAGAGGTTGCAGCGGTGACTGCATAACCGCCTTCGCGAGCAGGCTCGCTCCCACAGTGATCGAGGTCGTTCACAAATTATGTGATCGTTATAAAACCTGTGGGAGCGAGCCTGCTCGCGAAAGGGGTATAGGCATCTATCAATGATTTTCAGGCAAACAAAAAGGCCCGCATCGCTGCGGGCCTTTTCATGGGTGGCGATGGAGCAGGGCGGTTTAACCCGCCACCAGCACCCGGATCGCTTCCAGTCGCAGCGCTGCCTTGTCGAGCATGGCCAGGCCTTGCTCGCGCTGTTTGCGCAGGGCAACCAGTTCGCTGTCGCGCACGGTCGGGTTGACTGCTTGCAGGGCGGTCAGGCGCGCCAGCTCTTCGTCGGTGTCCGCTGCCAGACGGCGGCGGGCCTCGGCCACGCGCTCGGCGTGACGCGGAGTGACCTTGTCTTCACCAGCGTTGATCCGCGGCGTCAGCTGATCGCGCTGGGCCTGAATGAACTTGTTGGCGCTGGCGCGCGGTACGCTTTCCAGTTGATCGTTCAGGGTCTCGAAGGCCACGCGCGACGACAGGTCGTTGCCGTTGGCATCGAGCAGGCAGCGCAGGGCGGCCGGCGGCAGGTAACGGCCCAGTTGCAGCGAACGCGGAGCCACCACTTCGCTGACGTACAGCAGTTCCAGCAAGACGGTGCCCGGCTTCAACGCCTTGTTCTTGATCAGCGCGACAGCTGTGTTGCCCATCGAACCGGACAGCACCAGATCCATGCCACCCTGCACCATCGGGTGTTCCCAGGTGATGAACTGCATGTCTTCGCGCGACAGCGCCTGGTTGCGGTCGTAGGTGATGGTCACGCCTTCGTCGTCGCCCAGCGGGAAACTGGCGTCGAGCATCTTCTCGCTCGGCTTGAGGATCAGGGCGTTTTCCGAATGGTCTTCGCTGTCGATGCCGAACGCGTCGAACAGGGTTTCCATGTAGATCGGCAGGGCGAACTGGTCGTCCTGTTCCAGAATTGCCTCGACCAGTGCTTCACCTTCGCCGGCGCCACCGGAGTTCAGCTCCAGCAGGCGGTCGCGACCGGTGTGCAGCTCGGCTTCCAGACGCTCGCGCTCGGTGCGCGCTTCGTCGATCAGCGCTTGCCACTCGCCGTCGTCGGCTTCTTCGAGCAGCGGCAGCAGGCGCGGGCCGAACTGGTGCTGCAAGGCGTTGCCGGTCGGGCAGGTGTTGAGGAACGCGTTCAGCGCTTCGTGATACCACTGGAACAGACGCTCTTGCGGGCTGGTTTCCAGGTACGGGACGTGCAGTTCGATGATGTGCTTCTGGCCGATCCGGTCCAGACGACCGATGCGCTGTTCCAGCAGGTCCGGATGGGACGGCAGATCGAACAACACCAGGTGATGAGCGAACTGGAAGTTGCGACCTTCACTGCCGATTTCCGAGCAGATCAGCACCTGCGCGCCGAACTCTTCATCGGCGAAGTAGGCGGCAGCGCGGTCACGCTCGAGGATGTTCATGCCTTCATGGAACACCGTGGCCGGGATGCCGGAGCGCACGCGCAGCGCGTCTTCCAGGTCCATCGCGGTTTCGGCGTGGGCGCAGATCACCAGCACTTTGGTGCGCTTGAGCATTTTCAGCTGGTCGATCAGCCACTCGACACGCGGGTCGAATTTCCACCAGCGTTCTTCTTCGCTGGCGTCCGGCTGGGACTGGAAGCTGACTTCCGGGTACAGCTCGGCGTGATCGCCCAGTGGCAGTTCGAGGTATTCGTCCGGGCACGGCAACGGGTACGGGTGCAGCTTGCGCTCCGGGAAGCCCTGCACGGCGGCGCGGGTGTTGCGAAACAGCACGCGGCCTGTGCCGTGACGGTCGAGCAGTTCACGCACGAGGCGGGCGCTGGCTTCGCTGTCGCCATCGTTGACGGCGGTGAGCAGGGCTTCGCCTTCGTTGCCGAGGAAGCCGTGGATGGTCTTGTGCGCTTCGGCCGAGAGACGGCCCTTGTCCAGCAGCTCCTGAACGGCTTCGGCCACCGGGCGATAGTTTTCGCTTTCGGCGCGGAAGGCGGCCAGGTCATGGAAGCGGTTGGGGTCGAGCAGGCGCAGACGGGCGAAGTGGCTGTCCTGGCCCAGTTGTTCCGGGGTGGCGGTGAGCAGCAGCACGCCCGGGATGGTTTCAGCCAGTTGTTCGACCAGCGAGTATTCCGGGCTGACCTTGTCTTCGTGCCACACCAGGTGGTGCGCTTCGTCGACCACCATCAGATCCCAGCCGGCGGCGAACAGCGCGTCCTGGGCCTTTTCGTCTTCAACCAGCCATTCCAGCGCCACCAGGGCCAGCTGGGTGTCTTCGAACGGGTTGGAGGCATCGCTTTCGATGAAGCGTTCTTCGTCGAACAGCGCGACCTGCAGGTTGAAGCGGCGGCGCATTTCCACCAGCCATTGGTGCTGGAGGTTTTCCGGCACCAGGATCAGCACGCGATTGGCACGGCCGGAAAGCAATTGGCGATGGATTACCAGACCGGCTTCGATGGTCTTGCCCAGACCCACTTCGTCCGCCAGCAATACGCGCGGCGCGATGCGGTCGGCGACTTCACGGGCAATGTGCAACTGGTGGGCGATGGGTTGCGCGCGCACGCCGCCAAGGCCCCAGAGCGCGGATTGCAACTGGCGGCTGGTGTGTTCCAGGGTGTGGTAGCGCAGGGAGAACCACGCCAGCGGGTCGATCTGGCCGGCGAACAGACGGTCGCTGGCCAGGCGGAACTGGATGAAGTTCGACAGCTGGGTTTCCGGCAGGGTGACAGCTTCGTTCTCGGCATTCAGACCGTGATAGACGAGCAGGCCATCGGCATCCTCGACTTCGCGCACGGTCATCTTCCAGCCTTCGAAGTGGGTGATGGAGTCGCCCGGCGAGAATCGCACGCGGGTCAGGGGCGCATTCCTTAGCGCGTACTGGCGGGTTTCGCCAGTGGCCGGGTAAAGCACGGTCAACAAGCGGCCGTCCTGTGCCAGAACGGTGCCTAAACCAAGCTCTGCTTCGCTGTCACTGATCCAGCGTTGCCCCGGTTGATACTGCTGCGCCATGCTGCCTGACTCCCACCTTGAAAAAGCGGGCTATCTTAACGGAATGAGGCCCTGAGGCCAAAGGATTAGGCGTCGCGTGCGGCTATTAAATGCCGACGGCCAACGGAAGGAAGATTAGGTCATGTGTCGGTTTCACGAGCGCTGGCGGCACGAATGAGTGCCAACCCGGTCACAAGTTTTCGACCGATGGCTCAAGGCCCCGATGCCGCAGCCGATAGCCTGCTGACAGGAGACCCTTCATATGTTGCCACCGATGCTCCCCCTGAGCGCCGTGCCGATCACATCCCAACAGGACCCGATCCGCCAGCGGCCGGATATTCCCCCGGTGGTACCGGTGCAGGAAAGCTCCAACGAAAGCACCATCGACCTGCAAAAGCGCGATCCGGAAGAGGACGGTTACCTGCTGCGCGAAGAGCAGCGCCGCCAGCAGGAGCGTGATCGTCGCCGCCGTGAAACCGACGACGACCCCGAAGCGCACCTCGCCGTTCCTGGCACCGAACTCAATGCCGACAACACCGTACCGGTGGTGCCGCTGATGGAAGACCAGCCGCGTCAGGGCCTGTGGGTCGACATCGAGATCTGAGGCTGGGCGGCCAACTCAGCCAGATTCGTCAGCAATACTTCGATTTCTTCTTCGGTATTCAGATAGCTCACCGACACCCGCGCAATGTTCACCAGCCCACGCGCCTGCATGTCCAGCGGCGTGTAGGCCACGCCATTGGCGCCGATGTTGATTCGCCGCTCGGCCAACGTCTGCTTCAGCGCCACACTGTCCCAGCCTTCAAGCGTGAAGGCGATCAGCCCGGATTGTTGATTGGCCGCTCCGAGATCCCGCAGCGTCAGGCCGGGAATCGCCCTCAGGCGTTGGCGCAATCCACTGCTCAGTTGTTCGATGCGCCGGCGGACGGGGATCGCGCCGAGGCGGTTGTACTCTTCCAGCGCGTTGGCCATCCCGGCCAGCAGCGCCAGCGACACTTCACTGGTTTCAAAGCGACGGGCGTCGTCGCGCAGGGTAAAGCGCTTGCCATCCCATGGCGCCGACAGTACATCGCGTTGCACGGGGAGCAACCGTTGCAGGAATTGCGGCCGAATGTACATCAACGCCGTGCCGCGCGGCCCGCGCAGGAACTTGCGCCCGGCACCCTTCAGCACGTCGCACTGCAAGACCTGGACATCGCAGGGCAACTGCCCCAGCGCCTGACCGGCGTCAATGAAATAAGGGATGCCGTGACGCCGCGCCACGCGGCCGATCTGCGCGGCGGGGTTGATCAGACCACCGTTGGCCGGTAGCCAGGTCAGGGCGATCAGCCGCACCTGGCCGTCGATCATCTGCGCCAGGGCTTGCGGGTCGACTGCACCGTGGGCGTCACAAGGAATCACTTCGAGCCGCGCGCCGGCCTTCACCGCTTCGGCCATGCACGCCAGATTGCCGGCCCATTCATGGCGTCCGACCAGAATCCGTTCGCCGGGCTGCCACGGCCCCAGTGCGTTGAACGCCTGACTCCAGGCCGCCGAGCCGCTGCTGGCAAAGGCGATGTCCTCGGGCTGGGCATTGAGCAGGGTGGCTGCGGCTGCTCGTGCGCGTTCCTGCACTTGAATGTCGGCCATCTCCATCGGCCCGCCGAGCGCTTCGCGTTGCAACTGTTCGATCACCGCGTCGAGAGTGGCCTGGCTCGGCAAGGAAGCGCCGGCGTGGTTGAAGTGGATCAACTGAGCGCAGCCAGGTGTGGCGGTGCGCAGACGCAGGATGTCGTCGATGTTCACGGCTTGAGCTCGAAGATCGCGTCGATTTCCACCGCAACGCCGGCCGGCAGGCTCGACACGCCGACCGCGGTGCGCACGTGCCGGCCCTTGTCGCCGAGGGCTTTGACCAGCAGATTCGAGGCGCCGTTGGCGACGACGCCCTGAGCCTTGAAGTCCGGTGTGGCGGCCACGAACACCCCGAGGCGCAGGATGCGCACCAGTTTCGACAGGTCATCGCCCAGCGCATGGCTCAACTGGGCGAGCAGTCCCAGGGCAGCCAGTTCAGCGGCTTTAACTCCTTCTTCATCGGAGATTGCTTCGCCCAGTCGCCCAATGAAGGCAGGTTGGCCGTCGAGCAATGGAATCTGCCCGGAGA includes the following:
- a CDS encoding putative bifunctional diguanylate cyclase/phosphodiesterase gives rise to the protein MEWLGLQFVAELPHSGQIILNCTHNPLLVLIAYLVACAASFATLDMAERVGHAEDLGSRRLWRWIGATCLAGGIWAMHFISMLAFQTPIDIQYDLAITLFSLLIALLASWLAMHTLSEPQPSLLQYLKTAIVIGLGIAGMHYVGMAAMQSAASAYYDPILFILSIVIAIAASFAALWVAGYLREGSGLHIQMLKYVAALILGAGIISMHFTAMAALNLMLPEGHIPTLKAETNHLQLGLTVAFITLLILGSAISAALADKKLQNKEDDLRRVNMLLSQLDQARVSLQQAANYDALTNLINRRGFNQIFAEKLSQKSTEGGMLAVMFLDIDHFKRINDSLGHDAGDQLLKVIAQHIKGSVRGHEDVVARFGGDEFCILIGLRDREEARNLAQRIMLKMKEPIELAGRRMVMTTSIGISLFPEDGTTCEELLKHADLALYQSKGAGRNGVHFFDCNLKNRASQELQLEEELRHALREENGLILYYQPIFELKTGKVTKLEALIRWQHPVHGLLTPDRFIAIAENNGLIAELDNWVLRKACEDLGELSRHGCDELKIAWNCSPLNLAREELANEIERALRSAGVAPERLELEVTENALMGNIANTLVLLRQIRALGVSLSIDDFGTGYSSLAYLKRLPLNTLKVDRSFILDIPKATADMEIVQAIIVMAHTLHLQVVTEGVESLEQYEFLERSGCDFIQGYLLSRPVPLEELRPVLEEINQRKHPHAVNPLSLARGTFAPASMDLSPKSPAPHAGASVVRPIR
- a CDS encoding YkgJ family cysteine cluster protein encodes the protein MSDVSPCLNCGACCSHFRVSFFWGECASSGGTVPDELVTQITPSRVAMIGTDRKAPRCTALEGEVGKAVSCTIYDKRSSPCREFEASWENGEQNTDCDKARARFGLPPLQPHWNEVA
- a CDS encoding spinster family MFS transporter; amino-acid sequence: MQNSTQAANAWRILFLLFLANLFNFFDRTIPAIIIEPIRMEWHLSDFQLGIVGTAFTIVYAIAGLPLGRMADTGSRSKLMGWGLATWSALTAVNGLVGSFWSFLLVRMGIGIGEASYAPAANSLIGDLFPAHRRARAMGIFMLGLPLGLLLAFFTIGAMVKAFDSWRAPFFIAAVPGLLLAVFMFFIKEPKRGAAETVQVSQEKVDKPIRRVLAVPTFLWLVMAGLCFNFATYACNSFLVPMLQRYFLMPLQEAAVATGLIVGVTGLIGLTLGGWIADKIHQRVASGRLLFAAFSLIVSTVCTAWALHAGRIEIGVFVALFSVGWLFAYNFYTCVYTAIQDVVEPRLRATAMALFFAGLYLLGGGLGPVVVGGLSDHFAKSAMISAGAEQMTEAFKAVGLHDAMYLIPVALFFTMVFLFLASRCFVRDAKRMKDGMVAVVEPEVAAVTA
- the rapA gene encoding RNA polymerase-associated protein RapA; its protein translation is MAQQYQPGQRWISDSEAELGLGTVLAQDGRLLTVLYPATGETRQYALRNAPLTRVRFSPGDSITHFEGWKMTVREVEDADGLLVYHGLNAENEAVTLPETQLSNFIQFRLASDRLFAGQIDPLAWFSLRYHTLEHTSRQLQSALWGLGGVRAQPIAHQLHIAREVADRIAPRVLLADEVGLGKTIEAGLVIHRQLLSGRANRVLILVPENLQHQWLVEMRRRFNLQVALFDEERFIESDASNPFEDTQLALVALEWLVEDEKAQDALFAAGWDLMVVDEAHHLVWHEDKVSPEYSLVEQLAETIPGVLLLTATPEQLGQDSHFARLRLLDPNRFHDLAAFRAESENYRPVAEAVQELLDKGRLSAEAHKTIHGFLGNEGEALLTAVNDGDSEASARLVRELLDRHGTGRVLFRNTRAAVQGFPERKLHPYPLPCPDEYLELPLGDHAELYPEVSFQSQPDASEEERWWKFDPRVEWLIDQLKMLKRTKVLVICAHAETAMDLEDALRVRSGIPATVFHEGMNILERDRAAAYFADEEFGAQVLICSEIGSEGRNFQFAHHLVLFDLPSHPDLLEQRIGRLDRIGQKHIIELHVPYLETSPQERLFQWYHEALNAFLNTCPTGNALQHQFGPRLLPLLEEADDGEWQALIDEARTERERLEAELHTGRDRLLELNSGGAGEGEALVEAILEQDDQFALPIYMETLFDAFGIDSEDHSENALILKPSEKMLDASFPLGDDEGVTITYDRNQALSREDMQFITWEHPMVQGGMDLVLSGSMGNTAVALIKNKALKPGTVLLELLYVSEVVAPRSLQLGRYLPPAALRCLLDANGNDLSSRVAFETLNDQLESVPRASANKFIQAQRDQLTPRINAGEDKVTPRHAERVAEARRRLAADTDEELARLTALQAVNPTVRDSELVALRKQREQGLAMLDKAALRLEAIRVLVAG
- a CDS encoding aspartate-semialdehyde dehydrogenase, producing MLPPMLPLSAVPITSQQDPIRQRPDIPPVVPVQESSNESTIDLQKRDPEEDGYLLREEQRRQQERDRRRRETDDDPEAHLAVPGTELNADNTVPVVPLMEDQPRQGLWVDIEI
- a CDS encoding aminotransferase class V-fold PLP-dependent enzyme, giving the protein MNIDDILRLRTATPGCAQLIHFNHAGASLPSQATLDAVIEQLQREALGGPMEMADIQVQERARAAAATLLNAQPEDIAFASSGSAAWSQAFNALGPWQPGERILVGRHEWAGNLACMAEAVKAGARLEVIPCDAHGAVDPQALAQMIDGQVRLIALTWLPANGGLINPAAQIGRVARRHGIPYFIDAGQALGQLPCDVQVLQCDVLKGAGRKFLRGPRGTALMYIRPQFLQRLLPVQRDVLSAPWDGKRFTLRDDARRFETSEVSLALLAGMANALEEYNRLGAIPVRRRIEQLSSGLRQRLRAIPGLTLRDLGAANQQSGLIAFTLEGWDSVALKQTLAERRINIGANGVAYTPLDMQARGLVNIARVSVSYLNTEEEIEVLLTNLAELAAQPQISMSTHRP
- a CDS encoding RidA family protein, with amino-acid sequence MTDSLSQRVQQLGLRLSEPSQPIANYVNHVVSQNQLFISGQIPLLDGQPAFIGRLGEAISDEEGVKAAELAALGLLAQLSHALGDDLSKLVRILRLGVFVAATPDFKAQGVVANGASNLLVKALGDKGRHVRTAVGVSSLPAGVAVEIDAIFELKP